One part of the Gossypium raimondii isolate GPD5lz chromosome 1, ASM2569854v1, whole genome shotgun sequence genome encodes these proteins:
- the LOC105779459 gene encoding PAP-specific phosphatase HAL2-like isoform X1, whose translation MAEKNDKYGKELDLAVRIVHMACSLCQKVQQSLVSAASGHVLAKDDDSPVTIADWSVQATVSWLLSEFLEGRSVSIVAEEDVQTLSKPEAASLLSAVVNTVNECLAEAPKYGLQCPKKVLGTSQILEAISRCNSTGGPTGRHWVLDPVDGTLGFVRGDQYAVALGLIEDGKLVLGVLGCPNYPMKKELLNYNHQCNQIKPTSPPSSDIWQKGCVMYARRGTGQAWMQPLIHGDTKFEWPNSATLLQASPVDDPSQATFCEPVEKANSNHLFTEGLASSIGLKNRPMRVHSMVKYAAIARGDAEVYIKFARSGYKEKIWDHAAGVVIVEEAGGVVTDAGGRPLDFSRGLYLEGLDRGIVACSGPILHDKIIGAVYASWDSSNL comes from the exons ATGGCGGAGAAGAATGACAAGTACGGTAAAGAGTTGGATTTGGCTGTTAGAATTGTGCATATGGCTTGTTCTTTATGTCAAAAAGTGCAACAAAGCTTGGTTTCTGCTGCTTCTGGACATGTTTTGGCCAAGGATGATGATTCTCCTGTTACTATTGCAg ACTGGAGCGTCCAAGCAACTGTTAGTTGGCTGCTTTCCGAATTCTTGGAGGGTCGGAGTGTGTCCATTGTTGCTGAAGAAGATGTCCAAACACTCTCCAAGCCTGAAGCGGCTAGTTTACTTTCAGCTGTTGTCAATACTGTGAATGAATGCTTAGCTGAAGCACCAAAGTATGGTCTTCAGTGTCCAAAGAAAGTTCTTGGGACTTCACAAATCCTTGAGGCTATCAGTCGGTGCAACTCAACTGGGGGCCCAACTGGAAGACATTGGGTGCTTGACCCTGTTGACGGGACATTGGGATTTGTACGTGGTGACCAGTATGCTGTAGCACTAGGCTTGATTGAGGATGGGAAGCTAGTTCTTGGAGTTCTTGGGTGTCCTAATTACCCTATGAAAAAGGAATTGTTGAATTATAATCATCAATGCAACCAAATTAAGCCGACGAGTCCACCATCTTCGGATATTTGGCAAAAAGGATGTGTGATGTATGCAAGGAGAGGAACTGGTCAGGCATGGATGCAACCTTTGATCCATGGGGATACAAAATTTGAATGGCCAAATTCTGCTACATTGCTACAGGCTTCTCCTGTTGATGATCCATCGCAGGCAACTTTTTGTGAACCTGTGGAAAAGGCAAATTCAAACCACTTGTTTACCGAGGGGCTTGCTAGCAGCATAGGTCTCAA AAACCGACCTATGCGAGTCCATAGCATGGTTAAATATGCAGCAATAGCTCGGGGTGATGCTGAAGTTTATATAAAGTTTGCAAGATCTGGGTACAAAGAGAAGATATGGGATCACGCTGCTGGTGTTGTCATTGTAGAAGAGGCTGGTGGGGTTGTAACGGATGCAGGAGGTCGCCCCTTGGACTTCAGTAGGGGGCTGTACTTAGAAGGTCTTGACCGGGGGATTGTTGCTTGCTCTGGCCCCATACTGCATGATAAAATCATTGGGGCTGTATATGCAAGCTGGGATTCTTCTAATCTATGA
- the LOC105779459 gene encoding PAP-specific phosphatase HAL2-like isoform X2 yields the protein MMERNSLSPFVNCNYWSVQATVSWLLSEFLEGRSVSIVAEEDVQTLSKPEAASLLSAVVNTVNECLAEAPKYGLQCPKKVLGTSQILEAISRCNSTGGPTGRHWVLDPVDGTLGFVRGDQYAVALGLIEDGKLVLGVLGCPNYPMKKELLNYNHQCNQIKPTSPPSSDIWQKGCVMYARRGTGQAWMQPLIHGDTKFEWPNSATLLQASPVDDPSQATFCEPVEKANSNHLFTEGLASSIGLKNRPMRVHSMVKYAAIARGDAEVYIKFARSGYKEKIWDHAAGVVIVEEAGGVVTDAGGRPLDFSRGLYLEGLDRGIVACSGPILHDKIIGAVYASWDSSNL from the exons ATGATGGAAAGAAACTCTCTAAGCCCCTTTGTTAATTGCAATT ACTGGAGCGTCCAAGCAACTGTTAGTTGGCTGCTTTCCGAATTCTTGGAGGGTCGGAGTGTGTCCATTGTTGCTGAAGAAGATGTCCAAACACTCTCCAAGCCTGAAGCGGCTAGTTTACTTTCAGCTGTTGTCAATACTGTGAATGAATGCTTAGCTGAAGCACCAAAGTATGGTCTTCAGTGTCCAAAGAAAGTTCTTGGGACTTCACAAATCCTTGAGGCTATCAGTCGGTGCAACTCAACTGGGGGCCCAACTGGAAGACATTGGGTGCTTGACCCTGTTGACGGGACATTGGGATTTGTACGTGGTGACCAGTATGCTGTAGCACTAGGCTTGATTGAGGATGGGAAGCTAGTTCTTGGAGTTCTTGGGTGTCCTAATTACCCTATGAAAAAGGAATTGTTGAATTATAATCATCAATGCAACCAAATTAAGCCGACGAGTCCACCATCTTCGGATATTTGGCAAAAAGGATGTGTGATGTATGCAAGGAGAGGAACTGGTCAGGCATGGATGCAACCTTTGATCCATGGGGATACAAAATTTGAATGGCCAAATTCTGCTACATTGCTACAGGCTTCTCCTGTTGATGATCCATCGCAGGCAACTTTTTGTGAACCTGTGGAAAAGGCAAATTCAAACCACTTGTTTACCGAGGGGCTTGCTAGCAGCATAGGTCTCAA AAACCGACCTATGCGAGTCCATAGCATGGTTAAATATGCAGCAATAGCTCGGGGTGATGCTGAAGTTTATATAAAGTTTGCAAGATCTGGGTACAAAGAGAAGATATGGGATCACGCTGCTGGTGTTGTCATTGTAGAAGAGGCTGGTGGGGTTGTAACGGATGCAGGAGGTCGCCCCTTGGACTTCAGTAGGGGGCTGTACTTAGAAGGTCTTGACCGGGGGATTGTTGCTTGCTCTGGCCCCATACTGCATGATAAAATCATTGGGGCTGTATATGCAAGCTGGGATTCTTCTAATCTATGA
- the LOC105787184 gene encoding uncharacterized protein LOC105787184: MVCFCFLVDQRHMLMSSKPAAGTCLRCRSGASVGLMKTVTRFCYVPIYWKSWKAIICTFCGAVLKSYR; this comes from the coding sequence ATGGTGTGCTTTTGTTTCCTAGTGGACCAAAGGCATATGCTGATGAGCAGCAAGCCGGCAGCCGGGACATGCTTGCGGTGCCGCAGCGGAGCAAGTGTCGGGCTCATGAAAACGGTTACCCGTTTTTGTTATGTCCCAATTTATTGGAAATCTTGGAAGGCTATAATCTGCACATTTTGTGGAGCTGTTCTTAAATCATACAGATGA